The Bacillota bacterium genome has a window encoding:
- a CDS encoding cupin domain-containing protein, with amino-acid sequence MNLENLMAKTLDMKTLTDYQEGAVVSKEILKQQKGTVTVFAFDQGQGLSEHTAPFDALVCILDGRAEIMIDGETYDVGEGEMIIMPAHKPHALKAKERFKMMLVMIRT; translated from the coding sequence ATGAATCTAGAAAACCTGATGGCCAAGACACTTGATATGAAAACACTCACAGATTACCAGGAAGGTGCTGTAGTCAGCAAGGAAATTTTAAAGCAGCAAAAAGGAACCGTTACTGTTTTTGCTTTTGACCAGGGACAGGGATTAAGCGAACACACTGCTCCTTTTGATGCCCTGGTTTGCATTCTGGATGGCCGGGCAGAAATAATGATTGATGGTGAAACCTATGATGTCGGTGAAGGAGAAATGATCATAATGCCGGCTCATAAACCTCATGCCCTTAAAGCCAAAGAGCGGTTTAAAATGATGCTGGTTATGATTCGCACCTAA
- a CDS encoding CBS and ACT domain-containing protein, with protein MFVRDYMSVDPITISPDESVGDALEKLKEHAIRRLPVLSKGKIVGLVTNQDLLKASPSPATSLSIHEINYLFPKIKIRDVMTRDVITINPDAAIEEAAVTMRENKIGTLVVEKNGKLVGLITESDIFKAFIDILGFDCPGVRVAVAVDDQTGELGKITSLIGSLNINIYSLVIGHTRDGRVVITMRLKTDQSLELTTELEKKGYEIIS; from the coding sequence ATGTTTGTCCGTGATTATATGTCAGTCGATCCAATTACCATCAGTCCCGATGAGTCTGTTGGTGACGCATTGGAAAAATTAAAAGAACATGCAATCAGGCGCTTACCGGTTTTGTCAAAGGGCAAGATTGTCGGCCTGGTAACCAACCAGGATCTTTTAAAGGCTTCGCCGTCTCCGGCAACAAGTCTCTCTATCCATGAGATCAATTATCTTTTCCCAAAAATTAAGATCAGGGATGTAATGACCAGGGATGTGATCACAATCAACCCGGATGCGGCGATAGAAGAGGCAGCAGTAACCATGCGTGAAAATAAAATTGGCACCCTGGTTGTTGAGAAAAACGGTAAACTTGTAGGATTAATTACAGAAAGTGATATTTTTAAAGCCTTCATTGATATTCTGGGATTTGATTGCCCGGGAGTAAGGGTGGCTGTAGCTGTTGATGATCAGACAGGTGAACTCGGCAAAATTACATCGCTGATCGGTTCTCTGAATATAAACATATACAGCCTGGTCATTGGCCATACAAGAGATGGCCGGGTTGTGATTACGATGAGGTTAAAGACAGATCAATCCTTGGAGCTAACGACTGAACTGGAGAAGAAAGGCTATGAAATAATAAGCTAG
- a CDS encoding RnfABCDGE type electron transport complex subunit D, translated as MPINFSSLTLSRSSSCDVICNSIFLNASTKCLLILPPAQSCFNNNSCFIINSIALQITGGAYLLYNKYANWRIPASVIAAVIVCLFTGQNILFHLFSGSLILGTFFMATDPINSPKTDSGRYIFGAGVGIIIMAMRLWGWLPEGTTFAIIGMNLVVPLINRYTKINRKPSAV; from the coding sequence ATGCCGATAAATTTTTCTTCGCTCACGCTATCACGCTCCTCCAGTTGTGATGTGATTTGTAATTCTATTTTTCTAAATGCTTCGACAAAGTGCCTTTTGATCCTTCCACCCGCACAGAGTTGCTTCAACAACAACAGCTGTTTTATAATAAACAGTATAGCATTGCAGATAACAGGGGGAGCCTACCTGCTCTATAATAAATATGCGAACTGGCGTATCCCGGCCAGTGTTATAGCAGCAGTAATTGTCTGCTTATTTACCGGTCAAAATATTCTCTTCCACCTTTTTTCAGGAAGCTTGATTCTCGGTACCTTTTTTATGGCGACAGATCCGATTAATTCGCCAAAAACAGACTCCGGCCGATACATATTCGGAGCCGGAGTTGGGATCATTATCATGGCTATGCGTTTATGGGGCTGGCTTCCGGAAGGAACGACATTTGCAATCATCGGGATGAATTTAGTCGTCCCCCTGATAAACCGCTACACAAAAATAAATAGAAAACCTTCTGCAGTCTAG
- a CDS encoding (2Fe-2S)-binding protein has translation MIQYRKIAVIELDINNELYSLTVRPADTLLRVLREKVGLTGAKPGCENGDCGACTVLLDEIPVKSCLILAVEAIGKKITTVEGLKDSAIQNAFLEQGGFQCGYCTSGFLINAHALLENHPDADSNTTREWLESNLCRCTGYEGIGRSVERAKAIIKERRGSDS, from the coding sequence ATGATACAGTATAGAAAGATTGCTGTCATTGAACTCGATATTAACAACGAATTATACAGTTTAACAGTCCGCCCCGCTGATACATTACTGCGAGTCCTGCGGGAGAAAGTTGGCTTAACCGGGGCAAAACCGGGATGTGAGAACGGTGACTGTGGTGCATGTACAGTTTTGCTTGATGAAATACCGGTGAAATCATGCCTGATCCTGGCGGTTGAAGCAATCGGTAAAAAGATCACAACGGTTGAAGGCCTGAAAGATAGCGCGATCCAGAACGCTTTCCTGGAACAGGGTGGTTTTCAATGCGGTTACTGTACCTCCGGGTTTTTGATCAATGCTCATGCATTATTGGAAAATCATCCTGATGCGGACAGCAACACAACCAGGGAATGGCTTGAGAGCAACCTCTGCCGTTGCACCGGGTATGAAGGGATAGGCAGATCGGTGGAACGAGCCAAAGCAATTATAAAGGAGAGGAGAGGTAGCGATTCCTGA
- a CDS encoding TetR/AcrR family transcriptional regulator: protein MALVESRKKEVGSKREQILFAAIDMFLDKDYYQVTINEVAERAGVGKGTVYEYFPSKEQLFKECFSYCAESYLQIFRKPRANSIPVKEVMSDIVMTHRELLKENRQRLHLLFNEKPLNFEELQSWMLEKRRELLEGMMLLIQTGIARDEVRGNVDVEMAARLFLSLNFVVIGGMIVLENVEILDSQVSGLFEIYWNGIKK from the coding sequence ATGGCCTTAGTTGAAAGCAGGAAAAAAGAAGTCGGCAGTAAGAGGGAACAGATATTATTTGCTGCTATCGATATGTTTCTGGATAAGGATTACTACCAGGTAACAATAAATGAAGTGGCAGAGCGGGCCGGTGTTGGCAAAGGGACCGTTTATGAATACTTTCCCAGCAAGGAACAGCTATTCAAGGAATGTTTTTCATACTGCGCTGAATCATATCTCCAGATATTCAGAAAACCCCGGGCAAATTCTATACCTGTCAAAGAAGTTATGTCCGACATAGTCATGACTCATCGAGAGTTGCTAAAAGAAAACAGGCAGAGACTACACCTTCTTTTTAACGAAAAACCGCTAAATTTTGAGGAACTCCAATCATGGATGCTGGAGAAAAGACGGGAACTTCTTGAAGGTATGATGCTGTTAATTCAGACAGGTATTGCACGAGATGAAGTTCGCGGAAATGTTGATGTAGAGATGGCTGCCCGACTTTTTCTTTCTCTTAACTTTGTCGTTATCGGTGGCATGATTGTCCTGGAGAATGTAGAAATTTTAGATAGCCAGGTATCCGGCCTTTTTGAAATTTACTGGAACGGTATAAAAAAATAA
- a CDS encoding anaerobic nitric oxide reductase flavorubredoxin — MAFKINNSVSWVGKIDWELRKFHGEELTTHRGSSYNSYLVRGGEKTALIDTVWQPFAKEFIHRLKKEINLKDIDYIIANHAEIDHSGALPELLKEIPGTPVYCSEAGVKSLKGHYHEDWNFKPVKTGDKLDLGGKELIFVEAKMLHWPDSMFCYLTGDNILFPNDAFGQHYASEMMYNDLVDQTELYEEAIKYYANILTPFSKLVTAKIKEVVAFNLPVEMICPSHGVIWREDPLQIINKYMEWADSYQENQVTVIYDTMWDGTRRAAEAIVSGIKEANHTITIKQYNAARTDKNDLVTEIFKSKAIIIGSPTINKGILHSIASLMEMVKGLKFQEKKGAAFGCYGWSGESVQLINQLLEDAGFELISREGIKTLWNPDPEAIEKAINFGKEIGSNLD, encoded by the coding sequence ATGGCATTCAAAATCAATAACAGCGTTTCCTGGGTGGGCAAGATTGACTGGGAATTACGCAAATTCCACGGTGAAGAGTTGACCACTCACCGAGGCAGTTCATACAACTCTTACCTGGTCAGGGGAGGAGAAAAAACGGCTCTGATCGACACGGTCTGGCAGCCCTTCGCAAAGGAATTTATTCACCGGCTGAAAAAAGAAATAAACCTGAAAGATATCGATTATATTATAGCTAACCACGCTGAAATAGATCACAGCGGAGCTCTGCCTGAACTACTTAAAGAAATCCCTGGCACTCCGGTTTACTGCTCCGAGGCAGGGGTAAAATCGTTAAAAGGCCACTACCATGAGGACTGGAACTTTAAACCTGTAAAAACAGGCGACAAACTTGACCTTGGCGGTAAAGAGCTAATTTTTGTTGAAGCAAAGATGCTGCACTGGCCTGACAGCATGTTCTGCTACCTGACAGGAGATAATATCCTCTTTCCGAATGATGCTTTCGGTCAGCATTATGCATCTGAAATGATGTACAATGATCTGGTGGATCAAACCGAACTGTATGAAGAGGCAATCAAGTATTATGCCAATATCCTTACTCCATTCAGCAAGCTCGTTACGGCAAAAATCAAGGAAGTTGTTGCGTTCAATCTTCCTGTCGAAATGATATGTCCCAGCCACGGGGTAATCTGGCGCGAAGACCCGCTCCAGATTATCAATAAATATATGGAGTGGGCAGACAGCTACCAGGAAAATCAGGTCACGGTTATATATGACACAATGTGGGACGGAACGAGAAGAGCAGCCGAGGCGATCGTTTCCGGAATAAAAGAAGCTAATCATACAATAACAATCAAGCAGTACAATGCTGCGCGAACAGACAAAAATGATCTGGTAACCGAAATATTTAAATCAAAAGCAATTATTATCGGATCACCGACTATAAATAAAGGTATACTCCATTCAATAGCATCATTAATGGAGATGGTGAAGGGTCTTAAATTTCAGGAGAAGAAGGGCGCCGCATTCGGCTGCTATGGATGGAGCGGCGAATCTGTCCAGTTGATCAATCAACTTCTTGAAGACGCCGGCTTCGAATTGATCAGCCGAGAAGGAATCAAAACATTATGGAATCCCGATCCGGAAGCAATTGAAAAGGCCATCAATTTCGGGAAGGAAATCGGCTCAAACCTTGATTAA
- a CDS encoding FAD binding domain-containing protein, with the protein MIPFDLDYYAPEKADQAVEIFFSLKEEGRKPLYYAGGTEIISFCRSQRITPDALIDIKNIKDALPLDLDGDDLVYGAALSLSSVAEKGSSAIISEVVKCIADRTVRNRLTLGGNICGRLPYREAVLPFLLADAEILLQGKDGRHKKLLRDLFDKRLHLEEGDILLQLIVSKNKLNRFGWRKRREKHGPVDYPLYHICSLKNDGQVKIAVSGLCSFPFRNAELEKAINDSSIAVKDRVSDSIKKLPGPVRDDHLGSSVYREALWQSDLTEMIERMEVAE; encoded by the coding sequence ATGATACCCTTTGATCTCGATTATTATGCTCCGGAAAAGGCTGATCAGGCTGTAGAGATCTTCTTTTCACTTAAAGAGGAAGGTCGGAAACCTCTCTATTATGCCGGTGGTACAGAAATAATTTCCTTTTGCCGGAGCCAGAGAATTACCCCGGATGCTTTGATTGATATCAAAAATATCAAGGATGCATTGCCGCTGGATTTAGATGGTGATGACCTGGTATACGGAGCAGCGCTGAGTTTAAGTTCAGTCGCAGAAAAAGGCAGCTCTGCTATTATTTCCGAAGTGGTTAAGTGTATAGCCGATCGCACAGTCCGAAATCGGCTTACCCTTGGAGGAAATATCTGTGGACGTCTGCCTTACCGGGAAGCCGTACTGCCTTTTCTCCTGGCCGATGCAGAAATATTACTGCAAGGCAAAGATGGCCGGCACAAAAAACTACTCCGAGATCTATTTGATAAACGCCTGCATCTCGAAGAAGGAGATATCTTGCTGCAGTTAATTGTAAGCAAAAATAAATTAAATAGGTTTGGCTGGCGCAAGCGCCGGGAAAAACACGGACCTGTTGACTACCCGCTTTATCACATCTGCAGCCTTAAAAATGACGGGCAAGTTAAAATAGCAGTCAGTGGCTTATGTTCCTTCCCATTTAGAAACGCGGAGCTGGAGAAAGCGATCAATGATTCTTCCATAGCTGTAAAAGATCGTGTTTCAGATTCGATCAAGAAATTACCCGGTCCAGTGCGCGATGACCATCTCGGTTCATCGGTTTATCGTGAAGCTCTTTGGCAGTCTGACCTGACTGAGATGATTGAGAGAATGGAGGTGGCGGAATAA
- the nuoE gene encoding NADH-quinone oxidoreductase subunit NuoE: MEEQLKSVFDTYKGERNELIPVLQDVQEKIGYLPEEAMREVANFVKVPESKVFGVATFYARFHLQPRGKHIIRLCCGTACHVRGAMKVADKVKDILQVGVGETTDDKKYTYEEVACIGACGLAPVMTIDSKTFGKLDPDKTKKIITEYGTEPEGGEA, encoded by the coding sequence GTGGAAGAACAGCTTAAATCAGTCTTTGATACCTATAAGGGGGAGAGGAATGAATTGATTCCTGTCCTTCAGGATGTACAGGAGAAAATAGGCTATCTGCCTGAAGAGGCAATGAGGGAAGTTGCCAATTTTGTGAAGGTGCCGGAAAGCAAGGTATTTGGAGTAGCCACTTTTTATGCCAGATTTCACCTCCAACCCAGAGGAAAGCATATTATCAGGTTGTGCTGTGGCACAGCATGCCACGTCCGCGGTGCCATGAAGGTCGCTGATAAGGTTAAGGATATCCTGCAGGTGGGCGTTGGCGAAACCACTGATGATAAGAAATACACCTATGAAGAAGTAGCATGCATCGGTGCATGTGGCCTTGCACCTGTTATGACTATCGATTCGAAAACTTTTGGTAAACTTGATCCCGATAAGACAAAAAAAATAATTACAGAATATGGGACTGAACCCGAAGGGGGGGAAGCGTAG
- a CDS encoding serine protease — protein sequence MEIFEELNRRDTHPEDFHYLRERQRKRQFFLGLVAFVLALLFLFTVTGRWLSVFSGPAFSFLRESWALQDDPLVRGSKDAVVQIYVDSRAGSQGGRIRGSGFNIMTDGLIVTNRHLLEEATTVRVSFPNQGTFVVGEWYLAPDVDLAIIKLDSENLPTLSLTSEKVAEGDEVLVIGNPLQFARIANKGTLIGFRQSAGYHYPQLILEAMIYPGSSGSPVMDMQGRVVGIVFATVRSSDPSTIQGLAVNSGDLILFLEELDIFIPTN from the coding sequence TTGGAAATATTCGAAGAGCTTAATCGCAGAGATACTCATCCTGAAGATTTTCACTATCTTAGGGAAAGGCAGAGAAAACGGCAGTTCTTCCTTGGTCTGGTAGCTTTCGTATTAGCCCTGTTATTTCTATTTACTGTAACCGGACGATGGCTTTCAGTTTTTTCCGGTCCGGCGTTTAGTTTTCTTAGAGAATCATGGGCACTGCAAGATGACCCTCTGGTCAGAGGTTCAAAAGATGCGGTTGTCCAGATTTACGTGGACTCACGTGCCGGTTCACAGGGTGGACGCATTCGAGGGAGTGGTTTTAATATAATGACCGATGGATTAATAGTGACCAACCGCCACTTGCTTGAGGAGGCAACTACAGTAAGGGTTTCATTTCCCAATCAGGGCACCTTTGTTGTCGGAGAATGGTATCTTGCCCCGGATGTGGATCTGGCAATAATTAAACTTGATTCCGAAAACTTGCCAACCCTCTCATTGACGTCCGAAAAAGTAGCGGAAGGAGATGAAGTACTGGTCATCGGCAATCCACTGCAGTTTGCCCGGATTGCGAATAAAGGGACGCTCATTGGCTTTAGACAATCAGCGGGCTATCATTATCCCCAACTGATTCTTGAAGCAATGATCTATCCGGGCAGCAGTGGAAGCCCGGTAATGGATATGCAAGGCCGGGTAGTGGGAATTGTCTTTGCCACTGTCCGAAGCAGTGACCCCTCAACAATTCAGGGTTTAGCAGTGAATTCGGGAGATCTAATCTTGTTTCTGGAAGAATTGGATATTTTTATACCAACAAATTAA
- a CDS encoding ferritin: MLPNMLLDKMNEQITHEFFSAHYYLAMAAFFKKEDLDGFANFFIVQAEEERFHAMKFFEFINDQGNEVLITGFKDPKRDFKSTEEIFALALEHEKLVSGLINDLMHLAQEEKHYPSISFLQWFIDEQVEEEASMNRLLNLVKRVGEQGHGILMLDKELAGRTFNPAAE, translated from the coding sequence ATGTTACCAAACATGTTGCTGGATAAAATGAATGAACAGATCACTCACGAGTTTTTTTCCGCACATTATTATCTGGCAATGGCTGCCTTTTTTAAAAAAGAAGACTTGGATGGTTTCGCCAACTTCTTTATCGTACAGGCAGAAGAAGAGCGTTTTCACGCAATGAAATTTTTTGAATTTATCAATGACCAGGGAAATGAAGTCTTAATTACCGGATTCAAAGACCCAAAACGTGATTTCAAAAGTACAGAAGAGATATTTGCCCTGGCCCTGGAGCATGAAAAGCTTGTAAGCGGGTTAATCAATGATTTAATGCACCTGGCCCAGGAAGAAAAGCATTATCCAAGTATAAGCTTTTTGCAGTGGTTTATTGATGAGCAGGTTGAAGAAGAGGCATCAATGAACAGACTTCTTAACCTGGTCAAGCGAGTTGGGGAGCAGGGCCATGGCATATTAATGCTTGATAAAGAACTCGCCGGCCGCACTTTTAACCCGGCGGCTGAATAA
- a CDS encoding xanthine dehydrogenase family protein molybdopterin-binding subunit has protein sequence MKRKDGDDKVNGRLLYLGDKQSPAMLHAAVKTSPHAHALIRKIDIAGAKAAPGVKAVIAGDDVPGNIGIYLGDKPPLARKRVRHYGEPVAAVVADSELNAKAALTLIKVEYEPLQVVRSPSEALEEKAPLLHEEMDTYSHIPAIFPEPGSNVANRTKIRKGNVEEGFAKCEVIVEESFSFPPGDHVALETRASSAEIKADGQVIIHSTTQAPFVVRNLLATAFGLDVGKITVIASPLGGGFGGKAGIQLEGLAYLLSKAVDGRPVMLMNSREEDLLSSPGRTGLEATIKLGCKKEGKLQAARLNFYFDSGAYADYAVNISRAAAIACTGPYNIPNVWCDSLCVYTNHPFATAFRGFGHIELAFAMERAIDLLAEKAGIDALKFRMINAIKAGDTTPTQSEMDSSTGNLEKCLENISAMLRWDAGTREELPDGKIRAKGVSCFWKAPAMPTNADGGAILTFNEDGSVNIHCGVIEIGQGIKTALAQILAEKFLLHPDQIHIVDEVNTRTAPHDWATAASRSLFMIGRALLEAADDAINQLRRTASIVLRCPPEDLQVGGGRVFLADEPEIGVPVKDVALGYMYPEGQSIEGQVIGVGRYISRRITAIDPETGKGRPALEWTMGVQGVEVELDPADGTYRVLKAACSMDVGKVINPFLAHSQIVGGMSMGLGYAGWEGFILNNQGRVLNDDLRSYKLLRFGEEPQYMVEFVETPQRDGPYGARGLGEQGVLGMPGALSGALSRAVGRQLKKMPLTPESIWEAGKEERK, from the coding sequence ATGAAGCGTAAAGATGGTGATGATAAAGTCAATGGCCGGCTTCTTTACCTCGGAGATAAACAGTCTCCCGCAATGCTTCATGCTGCTGTTAAGACCAGTCCCCATGCACACGCTTTGATCAGGAAGATTGATATTGCCGGAGCCAAAGCCGCACCGGGAGTTAAAGCGGTTATTGCAGGTGATGATGTTCCCGGTAACATTGGCATATACCTTGGAGACAAGCCACCCCTGGCCCGAAAAAGGGTGCGTCACTATGGCGAACCGGTCGCTGCCGTTGTGGCTGACAGTGAACTTAATGCGAAAGCCGCATTGACCCTGATAAAAGTTGAGTATGAACCCCTGCAAGTTGTTCGCTCTCCTTCCGAAGCACTTGAGGAAAAGGCGCCTCTTCTGCATGAAGAGATGGATACATACAGCCACATCCCGGCCATTTTCCCTGAACCGGGAAGTAACGTGGCCAACAGGACGAAGATAAGAAAAGGGAACGTGGAAGAAGGTTTTGCCAAATGTGAAGTGATCGTTGAAGAATCATTCAGTTTTCCTCCGGGAGATCACGTTGCATTGGAAACGAGAGCTTCAAGCGCTGAAATAAAAGCAGACGGACAGGTGATCATACATTCCACAACCCAGGCGCCCTTCGTGGTCCGTAACCTGCTTGCTACAGCATTCGGGCTCGATGTGGGTAAGATAACGGTTATTGCTTCCCCTCTGGGTGGAGGTTTTGGCGGTAAAGCGGGAATTCAACTGGAGGGTTTGGCGTACCTCCTTTCAAAAGCAGTGGATGGCCGTCCGGTTATGCTCATGAACAGCAGGGAAGAGGACCTCTTATCATCACCGGGAAGGACCGGGTTGGAAGCAACAATAAAATTAGGATGCAAAAAAGAAGGCAAGCTTCAGGCAGCCAGGCTTAATTTTTACTTTGATAGCGGAGCTTACGCCGATTATGCTGTAAATATCAGCAGAGCTGCAGCGATTGCCTGTACAGGGCCATATAATATACCTAATGTCTGGTGCGATTCACTCTGTGTTTACACCAACCATCCCTTTGCCACGGCATTCAGAGGTTTTGGCCATATTGAACTTGCTTTTGCCATGGAAAGAGCGATCGACCTGCTTGCAGAAAAGGCCGGCATCGATGCCCTGAAATTCCGGATGATCAATGCAATAAAAGCCGGGGATACAACGCCGACTCAAAGCGAGATGGATTCCAGTACCGGCAATCTGGAGAAGTGTCTTGAAAATATCTCAGCGATGCTCAGATGGGATGCCGGAACAAGAGAAGAACTGCCTGATGGGAAAATCAGGGCCAAGGGAGTTAGCTGTTTCTGGAAAGCTCCGGCTATGCCGACTAATGCTGACGGAGGTGCAATACTAACCTTTAATGAAGATGGCTCTGTAAATATTCACTGCGGGGTAATCGAGATCGGCCAGGGTATTAAAACTGCACTGGCCCAGATACTGGCAGAAAAATTCTTGCTGCACCCCGATCAGATTCATATTGTTGATGAAGTCAATACCCGTACTGCTCCCCATGATTGGGCAACAGCAGCCAGCCGGAGTCTATTTATGATAGGAAGGGCGCTCCTGGAAGCGGCAGATGATGCCATTAATCAATTGCGCAGGACGGCATCTATCGTACTGCGCTGTCCTCCTGAAGATCTACAGGTCGGGGGAGGAAGGGTGTTTCTGGCCGATGAACCTGAGATAGGTGTACCTGTAAAAGATGTTGCCCTCGGTTACATGTACCCCGAGGGGCAATCCATAGAGGGCCAGGTTATTGGTGTGGGCCGCTACATTTCCCGGAGGATCACTGCTATTGATCCTGAAACCGGAAAAGGGAGACCGGCCCTTGAATGGACCATGGGTGTCCAGGGAGTCGAGGTTGAACTTGATCCTGCTGATGGGACCTACCGTGTTTTGAAAGCGGCTTGTTCGATGGATGTGGGAAAGGTTATTAATCCCTTCCTGGCTCACAGTCAGATCGTTGGCGGGATGTCTATGGGCCTCGGCTATGCCGGATGGGAAGGTTTTATCCTTAACAACCAGGGACGGGTTCTAAACGATGATTTACGAAGTTATAAGCTGCTTCGTTTTGGTGAGGAACCGCAGTACATGGTCGAGTTTGTGGAAACCCCCCAACGGGATGGACCCTATGGTGCCAGGGGGTTGGGAGAACAGGGTGTGCTGGGCATGCCAGGCGCTCTTTCCGGAGCCCTGTCACGTGCTGTGGGGCGGCAGTTAAAGAAAATGCCTCTCACACCTGAAAGCATATGGGAAGCAGGGAAGGAGGAAAGAAAATGA